The DNA region CGGATCACCCGGGCCGTAACGAACCCGGCTCCGGCCGCATCGATCTGCCGCATCGCCTCAACTGGCTATTTGCGGAAGGGTATGAAGGAAGCGTGGGGCTGGAGTACAAACCCTGGCTGTTGAGCGCGGCGGCCGTCAGGAATGCAATCGGCGCGCTTTCATAGAGACGCCATGCGCACGAATATGGCCGCAATAGCACTTGCGGAGCGGGCCGGAAGCCTCGTTCTTCCGGCCCGCTCCCCGATGACGATCAGTTCGACTGCCAGCTCTTGACCAGTTCGTCGTAATTGACCGTTACCGGCTTCTCTTTCTCGTTCTCGACCTTCAATTGCGGAGCGAGGTTGCCCTTGGCGACGGCATCCTTGTTCCAGTATTCGAGATCCTGCTCTTCGGCGAGCTTCGGGCCGATATCGCCCTGGACGCCGGCGCGTTCCAGGCGCTGCAGTACCTTTTCCTGCTCGGCGCAAAGCGAGTCCATGGCTTCCTGCGCGGTCTTAGCGCCCGACGACGCATCGCCGATCGCCTGCCACCAAAGCTGTGCCAGCTTCGGATAGTCCGGCACGTTCGTACCGGTCGGCGACCACTGCACGCGGGCCGGCGAGCGATAGAACTCGATCAGACCGCCGAGCTCAGGCGCGCGCTTCGTGAAGCTGTCGTGCCGGATGGAGCTTTCGCGGATGAGCGTCAGACCCACATGGCTCTTCTTCACGTCGACGGTCTTCGACGTCACGAACTGCGCGTAAAGCCATGCTGCTTTCGCACGGTCTTCCGGAGTCGACTTCATGAGCGTCCAGGAACCGACGTCCTGATAGCCGAGCTTCATGCCGTTCTTCCAGTAGACGCCGTGCGGCGACGGAGCCATACGCCACTTTGGCGTGCCGTCCTCGTTGACAACCGGCAGGCCTTTCTTGACGGCATCCGCCGTAAACGCCGTGTACCAGAAGATCTGCTGCGCGATATTGCCCTGGGCCGGAACCGGGCCGGACTCCGAGAAGGTCATGCCCTGTGCTTCCGGCGGCGCGTAGGCCTTCAGCCAATCGAGATACTTGGAAATCGAGTAGACCGCAGCCGGGCCGTTGGTGTCGCCGCCGCGGGCAACGCAGGAACCGACAGGACGCGAATTCTCGTCGACCTTG from Rhizobium sullae includes:
- a CDS encoding ABC transporter substrate-binding protein — translated: MRRHLLATTAGILLAMAGSAYAGMDEAKAFLDKEVGDLSTLPRADQEKEMQWFVDAAKPFAGMDIKVVSETITTHEYESKVLAPAFTAITGIKIAHDLIGEGDVVEKLQTQMQSGENIYDAYVNDSDLIGTHWRYQQVRNLTDWMANEGKDVTNPGLDIADFIGTSFTTAPDKKLYQLPDQQFANLYWFRYDWFNDEKNKADFKAKYGYDLGVPVNWSAYEDIAEFFTGREIDGKKVFGHMDYGKKDPSLGWRFTDAWLSMAGNGDKGIPNGLPVDEWGIKVDENSRPVGSCVARGGDTNGPAAVYSISKYLDWLKAYAPPEAQGMTFSESGPVPAQGNIAQQIFWYTAFTADAVKKGLPVVNEDGTPKWRMAPSPHGVYWKNGMKLGYQDVGSWTLMKSTPEDRAKAAWLYAQFVTSKTVDVKKSHVGLTLIRESSIRHDSFTKRAPELGGLIEFYRSPARVQWSPTGTNVPDYPKLAQLWWQAIGDASSGAKTAQEAMDSLCAEQEKVLQRLERAGVQGDIGPKLAEEQDLEYWNKDAVAKGNLAPQLKVENEKEKPVTVNYDELVKSWQSN